A single window of Streptomyces xanthii DNA harbors:
- a CDS encoding inorganic diphosphatase: MEFDVLIEIPKGSRNKYEVDHETGRIRLDRRLFTSTAYPTDYGYVENTLGEDGDPLDALVILDEPTFPGCLIKCRAIGMFRMTDEAGGDDKLLCVPATDPRMEHLRDIHHVSEFDRLEIQHFFEVYKDLEPGKSVEGADWVGRTEAEAEIERSYKRAQDQGGH, from the coding sequence GTGGAGTTCGACGTTCTGATCGAGATCCCTAAGGGATCGCGGAACAAGTACGAGGTCGACCACGAGACCGGTCGCATCCGCCTCGACCGTCGTCTGTTCACGTCGACGGCCTACCCGACGGACTACGGCTACGTCGAGAACACCCTCGGCGAGGACGGCGACCCGCTGGACGCCCTGGTCATCCTGGACGAGCCGACGTTCCCGGGCTGCCTCATCAAGTGCCGCGCCATCGGCATGTTCCGCATGACGGACGAGGCCGGCGGCGACGACAAGCTGCTGTGCGTCCCGGCGACGGACCCGCGCATGGAGCACCTGCGCGACATCCACCACGTCTCCGAGTTCGACCGCCTGGAGATCCAGCACTTCTTCGAGGTCTACAAGGACCTCGAGCCCGGCAAGTCCGTCGAGGGCGCCGACTGGGTCGGCCGCACCGAGGCCGAGGCCGAGATCGAGCGTTCCTACAAGCGCGCCCAGGACCAGGGCGGTCACTGA
- a CDS encoding DUF3180 domain-containing protein translates to MKQLRIRTLAGLFVVAGVLSWAGARLWNAVGTLPRVPPAAPVVLALIAIVLLATALSIRSRLKAQRARVPDARGVDPMMAARALVFGQASALVAALVSGMYGGTFAFLLEHLDVAPRRDQAIYAGFSVVAGIGVIAAALFLQHVCRLPEDDDDTKGTAPTT, encoded by the coding sequence ATGAAGCAACTGCGGATCAGGACGCTCGCCGGGCTCTTCGTGGTGGCGGGCGTCCTGTCCTGGGCGGGCGCCCGGCTGTGGAACGCGGTGGGCACGCTGCCCCGCGTCCCCCCGGCCGCCCCCGTCGTCCTCGCCCTCATCGCCATCGTCCTGCTGGCGACGGCGCTCTCCATCCGCTCCCGGCTGAAGGCCCAGCGCGCCCGGGTCCCCGACGCGCGCGGTGTCGACCCCATGATGGCCGCCCGCGCCCTCGTCTTCGGCCAGGCCAGCGCCCTGGTCGCCGCGCTCGTCTCCGGGATGTACGGCGGCACGTTCGCGTTCCTGCTGGAGCACCTGGACGTGGCGCCCCGCCGGGACCAGGCGATCTACGCCGGCTTCTCCGTCGTCGCGGGCATCGGCGTGATCGCCGCGGCCCTGTTCCTCCAGCACGTCTGCCGGCTCCCGGAGGACGACGACGACACGAAGGGCACCGCCCCCACCACCTGA
- the folE gene encoding GTP cyclohydrolase I FolE: protein MTDPVTLHGEGPIGEFDEKRAENAVRELLIAVGEDPDREGLRETPARVARAYKEIFAGLWQQPEDVLTTTFDLGHDEMVLVKDIEIISSCEHHLVPFVGVAHVGYIPSADGKITGLSKLARLADVYARRPQVQERLTTQIADSLMEILEPRGVIVVVECEHMCMTMRGVRKPGAKTITSAVRGQLRDPATRNEAMSLIMAR from the coding sequence ATGACCGACCCGGTGACGCTGCACGGTGAGGGCCCGATCGGCGAGTTCGACGAGAAGCGGGCCGAGAACGCCGTACGCGAACTGCTCATCGCGGTCGGCGAGGACCCGGACCGCGAGGGCCTGCGGGAGACGCCGGCGCGGGTCGCCCGAGCGTACAAGGAGATATTCGCGGGTCTGTGGCAGCAGCCCGAGGACGTGCTGACGACGACGTTCGACCTGGGGCACGACGAGATGGTCCTGGTGAAGGACATCGAGATCATCTCGAGCTGCGAGCACCACCTCGTGCCGTTCGTGGGCGTCGCGCACGTCGGGTACATCCCGTCGGCGGACGGCAAGATCACCGGCCTGTCCAAGCTGGCCCGGCTCGCCGACGTCTATGCCCGCCGTCCGCAGGTGCAGGAGCGGCTCACCACGCAGATCGCGGACTCCCTGATGGAGATCCTGGAGCCGCGCGGCGTCATCGTCGTCGTCGAGTGCGAGCACATGTGCATGACGATGCGGGGCGTGCGCAAGCCCGGCGCGAAGACGATCACCTCGGCGGTCCGCGGGCAGCTGCGCGACCCCGCCACGCGCAACGAGGCGATGAGCCTCATCATGGCGCGCTAG
- the hpt gene encoding hypoxanthine phosphoribosyltransferase — protein sequence MRVDAKDMGTDLQSVLITKEEIDAKLAELAAKVDAEYAGKDLLIVGVLKGAVMVMADLARALSTPVTMDWMAVSSYGAGTQSSGVVRILKDLDTDIKGKHVLIVEDIIDSGLTLSWLLTNLGSREPASLEVCTLLRKPEAAKVDIDVKWVGFDIPNEFVVGYGLDYAEKYRNLPFVGTLAPHVYGG from the coding sequence ATGCGGGTGGACGCGAAAGACATGGGCACCGACCTTCAGTCGGTGCTCATCACCAAGGAAGAGATCGACGCGAAGCTGGCCGAGCTGGCCGCGAAGGTCGACGCGGAGTACGCGGGCAAGGACCTGCTGATCGTCGGGGTCCTCAAGGGCGCCGTGATGGTCATGGCGGACCTGGCTCGCGCCCTGTCCACCCCCGTCACGATGGACTGGATGGCGGTGTCCTCGTACGGCGCGGGCACGCAGTCCTCCGGCGTCGTGCGGATCCTCAAGGACCTCGACACCGACATCAAGGGCAAGCACGTCCTGATCGTCGAGGACATCATCGACTCGGGCCTGACCCTGTCGTGGCTGCTGACCAACCTGGGCTCCCGCGAGCCCGCCTCCCTCGAGGTGTGCACGCTGCTGCGCAAGCCCGAGGCGGCCAAGGTCGACATCGACGTGAAGTGGGTCGGCTTCGACATCCCGAACGAGTTCGTGGTCGGCTACGGCCTCGACTACGCGGAGAAGTACCGGAACCTGCCGTTCGTCGGCACGCTCGCTCCGCACGTCTACGGCGGCTGA
- a CDS encoding nuclear transport factor 2 family protein, which produces MTHTDIQAVDDANRAFYEALERGDFEELTSLWLAPEDVAYAEDADPDDAEDTSISCVHPGWPVLTGRGEVLRSYALIMANTEYIQFFLTDLHISVVADTALVTCTENILSGGPAPEGGEELGPLVGQRVVATNVFRRTRDGWKLWSHHASPVLAESEDESDLDAEIDRRLDEGPGGGIGGIDGNLGDDGSPA; this is translated from the coding sequence GTGACCCACACCGACATCCAGGCCGTCGACGACGCCAACCGCGCGTTCTACGAGGCCCTGGAGCGCGGCGACTTCGAGGAACTGACCTCGCTGTGGCTGGCCCCCGAGGACGTCGCCTACGCCGAGGACGCCGACCCCGACGACGCCGAGGACACCTCGATCAGCTGCGTCCACCCGGGCTGGCCGGTGCTCACCGGACGCGGCGAGGTCCTGCGCAGCTACGCGCTGATCATGGCGAACACGGAGTACATCCAGTTCTTCCTGACCGACCTGCACATCAGCGTGGTCGCCGACACGGCCCTGGTGACCTGCACCGAGAACATCCTCAGCGGCGGCCCCGCGCCGGAGGGCGGCGAGGAGCTCGGCCCGCTCGTCGGCCAGCGTGTCGTCGCGACGAACGTGTTCCGGCGCACCCGTGACGGCTGGAAGCTGTGGTCCCACCACGCGTCCCCGGTCCTCGCCGAGTCGGAGGACGAGTCGGACCTCGACGCGGAGATCGACCGCCGGCTCGACGAGGGTCCGGGCGGCGGCATCGGCGGTATCGACGGCAACCTGGGCGACGACGGCTCACCCGCCTGA
- the dacB gene encoding D-alanyl-D-alanine carboxypeptidase/D-alanyl-D-alanine endopeptidase gives MPELKASQLLTSVAKTAALTKTKHVTVGATAVGLALAAVVAVSAGPWDASGQRKAEADRAASPEALGGAHHGRRAPAAPAAPSAPAVLAAPGASVPGPTRDALAEVLDPLLKDAALGPHRAAAVVDAVTGERLYGKAAGDALTPASTTKIATAVAALTAAGPDHRIATRTKLEKDGKELLLVGGGDPTLTARKKNPYGAASLRDLADDTAAALKKDGMTEVTLTYDTSLYSGPDTHPIGPNENLARVSPLMADEARLDDSGSGPAPRDGDPAAAAARTFAGLLHDRGVRTKGDPVPSKASGQAEDLAKVESPPLSALVERMLTHSDNDIAEALARQTAIAADESHDFDGAGAAVKKQLKKLGLPLAGARFADGSGLDRNDKVSANLLTGLLAKAADPHRPELRPVLTGLPVAGFTGTLSSRYADPADASGIGLVRAKTGTLTGVNTLAGSVVDADGRLLVFAFMTEGAPAPQAAQAGLDRLASSVANCGCR, from the coding sequence GTGCCGGAACTGAAGGCTTCGCAGCTCTTGACGAGCGTGGCGAAGACCGCTGCGCTGACCAAGACCAAGCACGTGACGGTGGGTGCGACGGCGGTGGGGCTCGCCCTCGCGGCCGTCGTGGCGGTCTCGGCCGGCCCTTGGGACGCTTCGGGCCAGCGTAAGGCCGAGGCGGACCGGGCGGCCTCCCCGGAGGCCCTTGGTGGCGCACATCACGGCCGCAGGGCCCCCGCCGCCCCCGCCGCGCCCAGCGCTCCCGCCGTCCTCGCGGCCCCCGGAGCGTCCGTGCCCGGCCCCACCAGGGACGCCCTTGCCGAGGTCCTCGACCCGCTCCTGAAGGACGCCGCGCTCGGCCCGCACCGCGCCGCGGCCGTCGTCGACGCCGTCACCGGTGAGCGGCTCTACGGCAAGGCCGCGGGCGACGCGCTCACCCCGGCGTCCACGACCAAGATCGCCACCGCCGTCGCCGCGCTCACCGCCGCGGGCCCCGACCACCGCATCGCGACCCGTACGAAGCTGGAGAAGGACGGCAAGGAGCTCCTCCTGGTCGGCGGCGGCGACCCCACCCTGACCGCCCGCAAGAAGAACCCCTACGGCGCCGCCAGCCTGCGCGACCTCGCCGACGACACCGCCGCCGCCCTCAAGAAGGACGGCATGACCGAGGTCACACTCACCTACGACACCTCGCTGTACTCCGGCCCCGACACCCACCCCATCGGCCCCAACGAGAACCTCGCCCGGGTCAGCCCCCTCATGGCCGACGAGGCCCGCCTCGACGACTCCGGCAGCGGGCCCGCGCCGCGTGACGGCGACCCCGCGGCCGCCGCCGCCCGTACGTTCGCCGGGCTGCTCCACGACCGCGGCGTGCGCACCAAGGGCGACCCCGTCCCCTCCAAGGCCTCCGGGCAGGCCGAGGACCTCGCGAAGGTCGAGTCCCCGCCGCTGTCCGCCCTGGTCGAGCGGATGCTGACGCACAGCGACAACGACATCGCCGAGGCCCTCGCCCGGCAGACCGCGATCGCCGCCGACGAGTCCCACGACTTCGACGGCGCCGGCGCCGCCGTCAAGAAGCAGCTCAAGAAGCTCGGCCTGCCGCTCGCAGGCGCCCGCTTCGCCGACGGCAGCGGCCTCGACCGCAACGACAAGGTCTCCGCAAACCTGCTCACCGGCCTCCTCGCGAAGGCCGCCGACCCGCACCGCCCCGAGCTGCGCCCCGTGCTCACCGGCCTGCCCGTCGCCGGCTTCACCGGCACCCTCAGCAGCCGCTACGCCGACCCCGCCGACGCCTCCGGCATCGGCCTGGTCCGCGCCAAGACCGGCACGCTCACGGGCGTCAACACCCTCGCCGGGTCGGTCGTCGACGCCGACGGGCGCCTCCTCGTCTTCGCGTTCATGACCGAGGGCGCCCCCGCCCCCCAGGCCGCGCAGGCGGGCCTGGACCGGCTCGCGTCCTCCGTGGCCAACTGCGGCTGCCGCTGA
- the folK gene encoding 2-amino-4-hydroxy-6-hydroxymethyldihydropteridine diphosphokinase, with translation MNKTQFDPTVQPVPASVVEQVDAADSTLSNPKRAVLSLGSNLGNRLETLQGAVDALEDTPGVRVKAVSPVYETAPWGVDPGSQPSYFNAVVILKTTLPPSSLLERAHAVEEAFHRVRDERWGPRTIDVDIVAYADVVSDDPVLTLPHPRAHERAFVLAPWYDVEPEAQLPGRGPVADLLAEVTREGIAPRADLELRLPE, from the coding sequence ATGAACAAGACGCAGTTCGACCCGACCGTCCAGCCGGTGCCGGCCTCCGTGGTCGAGCAGGTCGACGCGGCCGACAGCACGCTGTCGAACCCCAAGCGCGCGGTGCTCTCCCTCGGCTCGAACCTGGGCAACCGCCTGGAGACCCTCCAGGGCGCCGTGGACGCCCTGGAGGACACCCCGGGCGTCCGGGTCAAAGCCGTCTCCCCCGTGTACGAGACGGCGCCCTGGGGCGTCGACCCCGGCTCCCAGCCCTCGTACTTCAACGCGGTGGTGATCCTGAAGACGACCCTGCCGCCGTCCTCGCTGCTCGAGCGCGCCCACGCGGTCGAGGAGGCCTTCCACCGCGTGCGGGACGAGCGCTGGGGCCCGCGGACGATCGACGTGGACATCGTTGCCTACGCGGACGTCGTCTCGGACGACCCGGTGCTCACGCTCCCTCACCCGCGGGCCCACGAGCGCGCCTTCGTGCTCGCCCCCTGGTACGACGTGGAGCCGGAGGCCCAGCTGCCCGGCCGCGGCCCCGTCGCCGACCTGCTCGCCGAGGTCACCCGCGAGGGCATCGCCCCGCGCGCCGACCTGGAACTCCGGCTGCCCGAGTAA
- a CDS encoding zinc-dependent metalloprotease, whose amino-acid sequence MVDWNLAVATATRLVRPGPEVSRDEARAIVAELRRHAKESEEHVRAYTRMATDLQHDTPVLVVDRPGWVRANVAGFREILKPLLDKMQERRGSGAGPAVLGAVGGKVTGVELGMLLSFLSSRVLGQYETFAPATRDLPAAPDGGGRLLLVAPNIVHVERELDVDPHDFRLWVCLHEETHRTQFTAVPWLRDHLEGEIQSFLAETDVDPSTFLERVREAVQSLSGGRPDTEEDDGGRSLVELVQSPAQREILARLTAVMSLLEGHADYVMDGVGPAVVPTVGEIREKFKERRQKGASRLDLALRKLLGLDAKLRQYRDGERFVRAVVDQVGMDGFNRVWTSPNTLPTKAEIAKPADWVARVHNRTEGPAGGARDED is encoded by the coding sequence ATGGTCGACTGGAACCTCGCGGTGGCCACCGCGACCCGACTCGTACGGCCCGGCCCGGAGGTGAGCCGCGACGAGGCGCGCGCCATCGTCGCGGAGCTGCGCCGGCACGCCAAGGAGTCCGAGGAGCATGTGCGCGCCTACACGCGCATGGCCACGGACCTGCAGCACGACACCCCCGTCCTCGTCGTCGACCGCCCCGGCTGGGTGCGGGCCAACGTGGCGGGCTTCCGCGAGATCCTCAAGCCGCTGCTCGACAAGATGCAGGAGCGCCGCGGCTCCGGCGCGGGCCCGGCCGTCCTCGGCGCCGTCGGCGGCAAGGTCACCGGCGTCGAGCTCGGCATGCTGCTGTCGTTCCTGTCCTCGCGCGTCCTCGGCCAGTACGAGACCTTCGCGCCCGCCACCCGCGACCTGCCGGCCGCCCCCGACGGCGGCGGCCGCCTGCTGCTCGTCGCACCGAACATCGTGCACGTCGAGCGTGAACTCGACGTGGACCCGCACGACTTCAGGCTCTGGGTGTGCCTGCACGAGGAGACGCACCGCACCCAGTTCACCGCCGTGCCGTGGCTGCGGGACCACCTGGAGGGCGAGATCCAGTCGTTCCTCGCCGAGACCGACGTCGACCCGTCGACGTTCCTCGAGCGGGTCAGGGAGGCCGTCCAGTCGCTGTCCGGCGGACGCCCCGACACGGAGGAGGACGACGGCGGCCGCTCGCTCGTCGAGCTGGTCCAGTCGCCCGCCCAGCGCGAGATCCTCGCCCGCCTCACCGCCGTCATGTCCCTCCTGGAGGGGCACGCGGACTACGTGATGGACGGGGTCGGACCGGCCGTCGTGCCGACCGTCGGAGAGATCCGCGAGAAGTTCAAGGAGCGCCGCCAGAAGGGCGCCTCCCGCCTCGACCTGGCCCTGCGCAAGCTCCTCGGCCTCGACGCCAAGCTGCGCCAGTACCGCGACGGCGAGCGCTTCGTACGGGCCGTCGTCGACCAGGTCGGCATGGACGGCTTCAACCGCGTGTGGACCTCGCCGAACACGCTCCCCACCAAGGCGGAGATCGCCAAACCGGCGGACTGGGTCGCGCGGGTGCACAACCGGACGGAGGGGCCGGCGGGCGGCGCGCGCGACGAGGACTGA
- the folP gene encoding dihydropteroate synthase: protein MSTSQVRRGHVANLPAWDRCAVMGVVNVTPDSFSDGGRWFDTTRAVKHGLDLVAQGADLVDVGGESTRPGATRVDEDEELKRVIPVVRGLAAEGVTVSVDTMRAKVAEQSLAAGAALVNDVSGGLSDPAMIPVVAAAGAPFVVMHWRGLLAGDAVHGHYEDVVSEVVDELRARVDAVIAGGIAPDRIVVDPGLGFSKEAGHDLTLLAHLDRLHALGHPVLVAASRKRFLGHVLSDGQGAPPPARERDAATAAVSAIAAHTGAWAVRVHEVRATADAVRVARAVEGAL, encoded by the coding sequence ATGAGCACGTCGCAGGTCCGCCGGGGCCACGTAGCCAATCTCCCTGCATGGGACCGCTGCGCGGTCATGGGAGTCGTCAATGTGACGCCCGACTCCTTCTCCGACGGCGGGCGCTGGTTCGACACCACCCGCGCGGTCAAGCACGGCCTCGACCTGGTCGCCCAGGGCGCCGACCTCGTCGACGTCGGCGGCGAGTCGACCCGTCCCGGCGCCACGCGCGTGGACGAGGACGAGGAGCTCAAGCGTGTCATCCCCGTCGTGCGGGGCCTGGCCGCCGAGGGCGTCACCGTGTCCGTGGACACCATGCGCGCCAAGGTCGCCGAGCAGTCCCTGGCGGCGGGCGCCGCGCTGGTCAACGACGTGAGCGGCGGCCTCTCCGACCCCGCGATGATCCCCGTCGTCGCCGCCGCGGGCGCCCCCTTCGTCGTCATGCACTGGCGCGGCCTCCTCGCGGGCGACGCCGTGCACGGGCACTACGAGGACGTCGTCTCGGAGGTCGTCGACGAGCTCCGCGCGCGTGTCGACGCCGTCATAGCCGGGGGCATCGCGCCCGACCGCATCGTCGTCGACCCCGGCCTCGGTTTCTCCAAGGAGGCCGGGCACGACCTGACCCTCCTCGCCCACCTCGACCGCCTCCACGCGCTCGGCCACCCCGTCCTGGTCGCCGCCTCCCGCAAGCGGTTCCTCGGCCACGTCCTCTCCGACGGGCAGGGCGCCCCGCCGCCCGCCCGCGAGCGCGACGCGGCCACCGCCGCCGTCTCCGCGATCGCCGCCCACACCGGCGCCTGGGCCGTCCGCGTCCACGAGGTCCGGGCCACCGCCGACGCCGTCCGCGTCGCCCGCGCGGTCGAGGGAGCCCTGTGA
- the tilS gene encoding tRNA lysidine(34) synthetase TilS yields the protein MGPHPAVAAIRLAVRRVLHDILDTQPQPPAGDRPLVLVACSGGADSMALASALAFEAPKLGVRAGGITVDHRLQPGSDVRAEDVVLRLTSLGLTPAESVAVDVGRAGGPEAAARDARYGALDAAAERHGAAAVLLGHTRDDQAETVLLGLARGSGIRSLSGMAAVSGAAGRYRRPFLGLDRQTARKACLVQHLPVWDDPHNTDPAYTRSRLRHEGLPALEKALGKGVVEALARTAQLSRDDADALDAWAQQAAQTVRDAAGLLECAKLYALPPAVRRRILRRAAIEAGAPAGALFARHIEEVDRLITGWRGQGEINLPGKVVAQRQGGRLVIRQG from the coding sequence ATGGGTCCCCATCCTGCGGTCGCGGCGATACGCCTGGCGGTCCGCCGCGTCCTCCACGACATCCTCGACACGCAACCCCAACCACCCGCGGGTGACCGGCCGTTGGTCCTGGTCGCCTGCTCCGGCGGCGCCGACTCCATGGCGCTCGCCTCGGCCCTCGCCTTCGAAGCACCCAAACTCGGCGTCCGCGCCGGCGGCATCACCGTCGACCACCGCCTCCAGCCCGGCTCCGACGTCCGCGCCGAGGACGTCGTCCTGCGCCTGACCTCGCTCGGCCTGACCCCCGCCGAGTCCGTCGCCGTCGACGTGGGCCGCGCCGGCGGGCCCGAGGCCGCCGCCCGCGACGCCCGCTACGGCGCCCTCGACGCCGCGGCCGAGCGCCACGGCGCCGCCGCCGTCCTGCTCGGCCACACCCGCGACGACCAGGCCGAGACCGTCCTGCTCGGCCTCGCCCGCGGCTCCGGCATCCGCTCCCTGTCCGGAATGGCCGCGGTCTCGGGGGCCGCCGGCCGTTACCGGCGCCCCTTCCTCGGCCTCGACCGGCAGACCGCCCGCAAGGCCTGCCTCGTGCAGCACCTGCCCGTCTGGGACGACCCGCACAACACCGATCCGGCCTACACCCGCTCCCGGCTGCGCCACGAGGGACTGCCCGCCCTGGAGAAGGCGCTCGGCAAGGGCGTCGTCGAGGCGCTCGCCCGGACGGCCCAGTTGTCCCGGGACGACGCGGACGCGCTGGACGCGTGGGCGCAGCAGGCCGCCCAGACCGTACGGGACGCGGCCGGGCTCCTCGAATGCGCCAAGCTCTACGCGCTGCCGCCCGCCGTACGCCGCCGCATCCTGCGCAGGGCGGCCATCGAGGCCGGCGCTCCCGCGGGTGCCCTCTTCGCCCGCCACATCGAAGAGGTCGACCGCCTGATCACCGGCTGGCGCGGCCAGGGGGAGATCAATCTCCCGGGCAAAGTCGTCGCCCAGCGTCAGGGTGGCAGACTGGTCATCCGGCAAGGCTGA
- the folB gene encoding dihydroneopterin aldolase, whose protein sequence is MDRVALRGLKARGHHGVFPKEREEGQTFIVDLVIGLDTRAAAADDDLAKTVHYGIVAEEVVAVVEGEPVDLIETLAERIAQTCLKHEGVREVEVCVHKPDAPITVPFDDVTVTITRSRV, encoded by the coding sequence GTGGATCGTGTCGCGCTGCGCGGCCTCAAGGCCCGAGGGCACCATGGCGTCTTCCCCAAGGAGCGCGAGGAGGGCCAGACCTTCATCGTGGACCTGGTGATCGGACTCGACACCCGGGCGGCGGCGGCCGACGACGACCTGGCGAAGACCGTGCACTACGGCATCGTGGCGGAGGAGGTCGTGGCCGTCGTCGAGGGCGAGCCGGTCGACCTCATCGAGACGCTCGCCGAGCGCATCGCCCAGACGTGCCTGAAGCACGAGGGGGTGCGGGAGGTCGAGGTCTGCGTCCACAAGCCGGACGCGCCGATCACCGTGCCCTTCGACGACGTGACCGTCACCATCACCCGGAGCCGAGTATGA
- the ftsH gene encoding ATP-dependent zinc metalloprotease FtsH, which translates to MDVKRYFRGPVMWIVLAVLAVVVLMQVVGSSGGYKTVDTGQVIQAIDQDKVKQAKLTTGDENNIKIELKDGQKLKGEDGSKFQASYIGDQGVDVAKDLQARFQDNKIPDGYTVSPEKQNAFVGILITLLPFILLPLIFLFLMNQMQGGGSKVMNFGKSKAKLITKDTPKTTFADVAGSDEAVEELHEIKEFLQEPAKFQAVGAKIPKGVLLYGPPGTGKTLLARAVAGEAGVPFYSISGSDFVEMFVGVGASRVRDLFEQAKANAPAIVFVDEIDAVGRHRGAGLGGGHDEREQTLNQLLVEMDGFDVKGGVILIAATNRPDILDPALLRPGRFDRQIAVDRPDMQGRLEILKVHQKGKPVAPDVDLSAVARRTPGFTGADLSNVLNEAALLTARSDKKLIDNHMLDEAIDRVVAGPQKRTRIMSDKEKKITAYHEGGHALVAAASPNSDPVHKITILSRGRALGYTMVLPDEDKYSTTRNEMLDQLAYMLGGRAAEELVFHDPTTGAANDIEKATATARAMVTQYGMTERLGAIKFGGDNTEPFLGREMAHQRDYSEEVAALVDEEVKKLIETAHNEAWEILVENRDVLDNLVLALLEKETLNKEQIAEIFAPIVKRPARPAWTGSSRRTPSTRPPVLSPKELSLTNGANGATPAIESTTPVDTVKEERPES; encoded by the coding sequence ATGGACGTGAAGCGATACTTCCGTGGGCCGGTCATGTGGATCGTGCTGGCCGTCCTTGCCGTGGTCGTGTTGATGCAGGTCGTCGGTTCGTCCGGCGGCTACAAGACGGTGGACACCGGCCAGGTCATTCAGGCCATCGACCAGGACAAGGTGAAGCAGGCCAAGCTCACCACCGGCGATGAGAACAACATCAAGATCGAGCTGAAGGACGGCCAGAAGCTCAAGGGCGAGGACGGCAGCAAGTTCCAGGCGAGCTACATCGGCGACCAGGGCGTCGACGTGGCCAAGGACCTGCAGGCCCGCTTCCAGGACAACAAGATCCCGGACGGGTACACCGTCTCCCCCGAGAAGCAGAACGCCTTCGTCGGCATTCTGATCACGCTGCTCCCCTTCATCCTGCTGCCCCTCATCTTCCTGTTCCTGATGAATCAGATGCAGGGCGGCGGCTCGAAGGTCATGAACTTCGGCAAGTCCAAGGCGAAGCTCATCACCAAGGACACCCCGAAGACGACGTTCGCCGACGTCGCGGGTTCGGACGAGGCCGTCGAGGAGCTCCACGAGATCAAGGAGTTCCTGCAGGAGCCGGCCAAGTTCCAGGCCGTGGGCGCCAAGATCCCCAAGGGTGTGCTGCTGTACGGCCCGCCCGGTACCGGTAAGACGCTGCTCGCGCGCGCCGTCGCCGGTGAGGCGGGCGTCCCGTTCTACTCGATCTCCGGTTCCGACTTCGTCGAGATGTTCGTCGGTGTCGGTGCCTCCCGTGTCCGCGACCTCTTCGAGCAGGCCAAGGCGAACGCTCCGGCGATCGTCTTCGTCGACGAGATCGACGCCGTCGGTCGGCATCGCGGTGCGGGTCTGGGCGGCGGTCACGACGAGCGCGAGCAGACGCTCAACCAGCTGCTCGTCGAGATGGACGGCTTCGACGTGAAGGGCGGCGTCATCCTGATCGCCGCCACGAACCGGCCGGACATCCTCGACCCGGCGCTGCTGCGTCCCGGCCGTTTCGACCGCCAGATCGCGGTCGACCGTCCGGACATGCAGGGCCGTCTGGAGATCCTCAAGGTCCACCAGAAGGGCAAGCCGGTCGCTCCGGACGTCGACCTGTCGGCCGTCGCCCGCCGCACCCCCGGCTTCACCGGTGCCGATCTGTCGAACGTGCTGAACGAGGCGGCCCTGCTGACCGCCCGCTCGGACAAGAAGCTGATCGACAACCACATGCTGGACGAGGCGATCGACCGTGTGGTCGCGGGCCCGCAGAAGCGGACCCGGATCATGTCGGACAAGGAGAAGAAGATCACCGCGTACCACGAGGGCGGTCACGCCCTGGTCGCGGCGGCTTCGCCGAACTCCGACCCGGTCCACAAGATCACGATCCTGTCCCGCGGCCGGGCCCTCGGCTACACGATGGTGCTCCCGGACGAGGACAAGTACTCGACCACGCGCAACGAGATGCTCGACCAGCTCGCCTACATGCTGGGCGGGCGCGCGGCCGAGGAGCTCGTCTTCCACGACCCGACCACGGGCGCGGCGAACGACATCGAGAAGGCCACCGCCACGGCCCGTGCCATGGTCACGCAGTACGGCATGACCGAGCGGCTCGGCGCGATCAAGTTCGGCGGCGACAACACGGAGCCGTTCCTCGGCCGGGAGATGGCGCACCAGCGCGACTACTCGGAAGAGGTCGCGGCGCTCGTCGACGAAGAGGTCAAGAAGCTCATCGAGACGGCGCACAACGAGGCCTGGGAGATCCTCGTCGAGAACCGCGACGTTCTCGACAACCTGGTCCTCGCGCTGCTGGAGAAGGAGACGCTGAACAAGGAGCAGATCGCCGAGATCTTCGCTCCGATCGTGAAGCGCCCGGCCCGCCCCGCGTGGACCGGCTCCTCCCGCCGCACTCCCTCGACCCGCCCGCCGGTGCTCTCCCCCAAGGAGCTGTCGCTGACGAACGGGGCGAACGGGGCCACCCCCGCCATCGAGTCCACCACCCCGGTGGACACGGTCAAGGAGGAGCGCCCCGAGAGCTGA